The nucleotide window TGACTGTATATTGTCACTGATGTTATTATGATCTGATGAAGGCTTTGGCAGATTTGTCAGGTTGTTGTAAATTAAATGGCTTCAACATTCTTTAGCAGACACATATCATCCATGTTGAAATGGGAAATCCGAATGTCACAAGAAAAATTTATAGTTAACTCAATGACTTACGGGGCAGTATGTCCTTTCACTGTCTTGACAGATGTGgctcttaaataaataaatgttttgatcCAATGGTTTGTTAATTTGACAAAACTTGTGTATTTTAACTTACGTTTTGTGTGCATAAGATAAATCTTTGTCCAGTATGAAATAGACGCAGTTTGTTAGAGCCTTTTTTAAGTTAAGAGAAGGTctctaaagcacaaatataaCAGGTAGTTTTAAGGCTCTTTGAGAAGATGATGGTTATTTTAAACTAACACTTTTACTCCCTTCTCTTGCATTAGACAAGCAGCATTCAAATACTTTGCTTGAAGTAGTTAAATTCTAACTTGACCAAGaatgtttctatttattttctgaatCTAAACCCCTGAATAGGTCATTTGGTCTTTCCTATCGTCCTGTGTGCAGTTATTTAGTGGCAAAATTGGGACAGCAATGCCGGTTGAAGACTATATAATCTGATATATAATAGTGTGCTGCCTGGCTCTCTGAAGCCACTGTGGTGCATAAACTGAAGAGTCTTAGGATGGGACTGGAGATGGACATCGAAAGCTGGTCCAGCTTTTTTGCCTCTCCTTGCCTCTTTTCCTCACAGTGGTCCCCTCTCTCAGTTTTACTCCAGCCGGTGTGTCTTCCTCATCCTTGGGAGCCGGAGCTGGAGGGTGGGATTCCCCCTGAGCTTTGGGAGGAGGCGCGGCCCACCATCTCCTGGCCCCACTCGCTGTGGCTGGACTCCTGCAGGCCCCGGCCTGTTGTCTCAATTGGCAGTGCACAGGAGGCTACAGCAGCTAGGAGGCAACAGCAGCAGTACACGGACAGAGCCAGGTACACAGATGACTCCAACATCACCTGCAAGATGAAGCCCAGGGACATATACAAATGAGcaactttttttgtgatgtgtttAAATGAGAAAACTAATAGAAGGGTGTTACCTGTGCAACAAAAGGTGTAATGAGGGCACCGACTCTGGCCATTCCGCTGCTCGTTCCCAGACCTAAAGCCCTGGTCGCTGTTGGGTACACCTGCAGAATTTCAGAAAATACTAAGTAGGATGCCCTGATCCTCCCTTAATCCAACTATTGATTTTATCAGAGCTTTATTAGTCACTCtatgcatttaaaacaattcaagcTAAACAAGAACTGCACTCAAGTTGGATTTCTTACCTCTGGAGTGTAAACATAAGCAGTCTGGAATCCTCCTGCGATGAAAGCTCTGGCGATGAATATCAACACTGTCATGGAAACTCTGCAACAGAAAATACAGTAATGCTGGATATATGGTGGATTCACAATTTAATGTTCAACATTCTCATCCGTATCCACCTTACCTCCCAACACAGCCATAGAGTGGAATAATGCACATAGAGAAGACGAAGAAACACAACGCCATGGTCTTCTTCCTTCCCAATCGATCAATAGCCCACAGTGGCACCAGCAGTCCTATGTGAAAATGCAAAATTCCAGGTTTGTCAAATATAAGAAAAAGGGTACTCTTTATTTTACAGTGCAGTAATTACTCAGACTAATGAACTGTATGTTTTTCCCTATTACGAAATCCTTTTGGCATGTCGTTGCTGGAAAAGGTAAAGCTGTAACTACTAATGTTAATGACGGCTCCATTTTATTTAGGTCAGCCAAACCAGCATGCCAGCTTGGCCATGGCACAGTtaaatggaatgcagccatcattattGTCACCATTAACACCTTGCAAAAGTGTCCTCTGTGAGAATACTATgctaacattattattattatttacttgtAGGTTATTGCTGTTCTACTTAAATTATCTTTCTGTTTTACAGATCTATCCCTGGAATACCCTAAAGCAATGTGGTAACAGATGTGGTAAATTACAAAGAATTTTGCATTATTATGATGACATGATGATATAATGTAGCAATAGGTAAAGCAACTGATTACTAGATTCTTAACCAGTATACATAAAGTACACAGTAATTACTtgtataaataactaaaaaaagtacaatacagTAATTAACAAAATTACATAAAAGATTCATTTTTTGTACAGCTGTTTTGTATTATGCAGTAAATATAAATCTAGTAAATGTAAAGTAATAATGGTACAGTGGAAAATCTTGCTACCATAAGTGACTACAATTTTCTGACAAAAATAGAGCTGACTTTGTGAAGACATAGAGAATTAACTGAGGTGTACCTGGGAATTCAGATAAGGTGGTCCACAACAGGTCTTTGTAGTCGTCAGAGTTCAGATATTTACACTCCAAGTTGCATCGGAGCTCCCTCTTTTTACCTTTGGACACTAGAGGGAAGTATAGAACAACAGAATATGGGATGGTTCACACCCAGCACTGGCTCGATCTGTGATTTTgcaaaaacatactgtataaatacgTAGACCTTTTTcatggcagacattttgacttgacaTAGTATGAacagcacaggtgtaaataatgaCATTAGCAATGGCTCTGTTCTATTACGTCTCATAGTAGCCATCGTCGTTATCAGTTACACCTGTGAATTTCCTGCTAAGACATATAAAATGTCTACTATTATCTCCTGGGggacatttattttgtaaatgttttacagACAAGACACTGTACTAAAGTCTCTCTTATCCGTATAGCAAATTAGGTGTGCATGTCCTTGAGTGTGTGAAGGCATCTGTCGGTGTTGGAGCAGTGACTCACTTCCACATGCACCTCCCTCCTGAAACAGCTCTGTAGTGAGCAGCACCAGCCCGTAGTAAGAGAAGGCATTTGCGAACCTGAGGAGAAACAACAATGGTTCACATGAAATGAGAATCATTAAATTAAACACAGATTAATATGTCTGTGCACTTGGAGAAGATAATGTTTTGGAGattaagaaagaaaaggaaatcagTGAGAAATTACTCAGGATATGAGTGGGTAACATAATGATACACTCCCTTTACCAAATAAACCACAGCAGAACTGTGGTCCAACGAAAGTGTGATGAAAATAAGTCTTGAATCTTTCCACGGTCCTCctaatttaaagaaaagacacaaaaatatacaaatgacAATAAGAAGCATACGTGAATAACATCCAGAGAATGTTATGTTCTGCAGAAACTGGCTTTTACCTGTCTGGCAGCTATAAGTTTTCCCAGTGGCATCGGTGCTCCGTTCTCTGTGGCGATGCGCTTCAATGTGGCCAAAGCCTTTTCCTGATTCCCCGTCAGCACGTCGTATCGAGCGCTCTCTGGTAGCCACTGCTCCCAACCCACCAAAGAACATACACGTCAATTGATAAAGATGTCATTCTGTCGTTCTTCTTACATCTTGCAGAACATCTCAACACTGATAAAATCATACTCACAAAACACAGGATGGAGAAGATGAAAAGAGGAATGGTGGAAAGGCCAAGCAGCCAACGCCAGCCCAGAGTGGGCATCACCAGGATCGCTAGGAGGACCTCAAACACAGTGCCCAGTGCCCAAAATATCTGTCAAGAAAGTCAAAATCATATAAAATCCTGCTAGAAAACCAGAGCCTTTCGATGCTGTGCCGTAATGGTTGCATGTTTTGTCATGTCTGTACAATAAACATATGGCTAGGCAGATGATAAATAAGGGTAGTCCATACCTCAATCAGCAAGATGCATGTGGCTCTGGACCTCATAGGCAGAAACTCAGCATACAGTGTCACCCTTATAAGGAGGAATATTTCACAGTTAATCCTTGACTCACATCATTAATAATTACAGAGGGGTTTTTAGAGAGATAAATGAGGGCTACTTACGACTGTGGGGCTCCTCCAATGCCAAAGCCCACCAGTGCACGGAGGACGAGGATCCACCCATAAATAGGTGCAAATGCACTCATCACGCCATAGAACATAGTCCACAGCACACTCATCTTGAGACCCTGTGTGTGCATAAAATCAAAGTATATAACAAGCTGCTGAATAAATGAGTTGTGGCTCTTCGGGAGAGCAATACAGTACAGTGTCTGAAATCGTCTTACTTTCATTCAGAAAACCCAACAGCTAAACTTCCAACGCCTATAAACTAGATGCAGTTTATCTTACAGgaaacagaaatatatatatcaccTCCATGTAAAAAGAGAGGCACTATAGAACTTACTGTCTTTCTGCCATATCTGTCAGATATGTTTCCCCAAAGAGACGAGCTGATCATCATCCCAATAAACACTGcctgcattaatgaaaaagaaactgTTAATGGGATTGTAGTAGCTTAAACATGCAATTAATTACACTTTACTAAATATAGCTGATGTTATGCACATCTTGTCATGCAtactttttgtatttattcgtccctaaatgttttttttaagttgtacttctttttcatgaaaatgtaattattcCATCTCAATTAAGAATTTAAATGTCTGTCAAGGCCTCTGCATGCAACATCTTTAGTCAGACCTACTGTAGTTCACCTGTTTGCTTGTTGTTTGATGTCACACTCAGAAAAGTAAATATACTTTTGTTGGTCATTCCACTCATAATATTGCAACATGATGTGCTTGTCATTGCTCAATACGAGCATTTGAAACAACCCCAAAGCACTTCACCAATAACTATCCGGACAGTCATATTATAGCATTGCAAGCAAGAGCACTTTAGAGACATTAGAGAGCCATTACCGATGTAAGCAGTGCCACCTCGAGGGTGGGCAGCCTCCACTCACAGTGGAGCTGCGGGGCTAAGATGCTGAGAATCATCATCTCCATAGCATCAGCCAtctgaacaaacagaaaacaacccAGAGACACCTAATATATTACaaaatgcacacatacaaaatatCTGGAATGGTGTGTTTCAGTAAAGAGCAGTTCTCACCCAAGACAGACCAGTGAGGATGGAGAGTTTCCACTGAAATGTTCCAAAGCCGATGGCCTCAACAGCATCTTCGACCATGAATGTATCTAAGaggatgacatttttttttatatttttttttaatttttattttttacaaaatataatttttgagattgagttcattcttgaccttgGAAACCGATTTAAAAGAATGTTGCTCAATACTTTGAGGAAGTGAGTTGTGAGTTTATTATGAAAGACAGGGTGTGTATAATGAGGCCCTGTCATACTGTACCATCAGTTGGATTGGCAAACTCCCGGGGAACGGGAGCTCCGTCTGCAAGTGCCACGGACTCCAGATCAATCTGCTCTGTAATCCTGACATCCT belongs to Etheostoma spectabile isolate EspeVRDwgs_2016 chromosome 5, UIUC_Espe_1.0, whole genome shotgun sequence and includes:
- the svopa gene encoding synaptic vesicle 2-related protein, whose protein sequence is MDDDQFQLRQLPVVRFRRTGESTHSEDDCENREQDVRITEQIDLESVALADGAPVPREFANPTDDTFMVEDAVEAIGFGTFQWKLSILTGLSWMADAMEMMILSILAPQLHCEWRLPTLEVALLTSAVFIGMMISSSLWGNISDRYGRKTGLKMSVLWTMFYGVMSAFAPIYGWILVLRALVGFGIGGAPQSVTLYAEFLPMRSRATCILLIEIFWALGTVFEVLLAILVMPTLGWRWLLGLSTIPLFIFSILCFWLPESARYDVLTGNQEKALATLKRIATENGAPMPLGKLIAARQEDRGKIQDLFSSHFRWTTVLLWFIWFANAFSYYGLVLLTTELFQEGGACGMSKGKKRELRCNLECKYLNSDDYKDLLWTTLSEFPGLLVPLWAIDRLGRKKTMALCFFVFSMCIIPLYGCVGRVSMTVLIFIARAFIAGGFQTAYVYTPEVYPTATRALGLGTSSGMARVGALITPFVAQVMLESSVYLALSVYCCCCLLAAVASCALPIETTGRGLQESSHSEWGQEMVGRASSQSSGGIPPSSSGSQG